In one Amaranthus tricolor cultivar Red isolate AtriRed21 chromosome 8, ASM2621246v1, whole genome shotgun sequence genomic region, the following are encoded:
- the LOC130821559 gene encoding uncharacterized protein LOC130821559: protein MTSSSPSSGYIISSSSSSLSTKSSTTPSTYDQHKSITGNSTEEQRAEPKTVQDQGVDTQGTGTEEQLLTNMDSRVLRRDTRRYEVIGNIAFSVKKSNQRIRVQIESFYTIDCGKRFLKSDSIVIACVSIWYSIIEIVEFSYKLVHISQFLIVLIVFFDEKLIAFIYKIGYIALSSKIVGFNNRIFENCFVKLGFIHQCIPCCFWKFVAEKISCKIVAGDYLSCVFVLVSGKIVVKIFLQVLIVDYHNIVLFVNTWGNMDMDERLETLTNIVQQLALTVANNMGNQGERPQQPLQNNRNNEDKTLKIDLPSFDGQSPDPEMYLDWEANLERYFDFKETTPEQQFKLAKIKLTKLAAIWLEGVQKQRRREDRERINTWEKLRKHLRRKYVPRNYRQQLYMKWGTLRQDHRTVADYIQEWERLSVVCDTNETEEMKVGKFIGGLREDLRKKLELTPNLTFSLACSNALTLEKYSKKKSSMGSTYNRPMRSYNPKNVATPTPTVTQTNAPDRVPPLTNITKDKNPRDLKGVVCFKCHGHGHIKSECPNVRAFTVQEWAEIKDIGRPRAMMVSRNGREELVWPSTSEKDPDGTYCVNDEGVLETFEGTEDSEEEGDREEVYPEPDLQNLLIRRNFHATPKTKPNDQRENIFQTKCMIKNKVCDLIIDGGSETNCVSKDLVQTLDLETKTHPPPYKLKWLDSKASGFVKKRCLIQFAIGSFKDKVLCDVLDMTACHVLLGRPWQHDRRTLHDGYTNVYTLRHEGKIKDLMPLPPHKTLPPQQLIGSGFTLPSQKAVGTSFPQRPVGNVSLINRKVSIKEIRREGLAFLLFSKEVTPESNQPDPRIANLLDQFADIFPVELPVGLPPLRGIEHQIDLMPGTALPNKPAYRISPEETKELQRQIQELMDRGYVRESMSPCAVPTLLVPKKDGTWRMCVDSRSMNNITIKYRFPIPRIDDMLDELSGSQWFSKIDLRSGYHQIRMREGDEWKTAFKTKYGLYEWMVMPFGLTGAPSTFMRLMNEVLRPFLGRFIVVYLDDILVYSRSVEEHLDHLKQLFQTLREQRLFGKLEKCSFLLTEVYFLGFIVGRQGVQVDPSKIEAIKTWPVPTSITQVRSFHGLASFYRRFIKGFSTIMTPITDCTKGNTFKWTTEAQLAFEKIKEAMCNPPILRLPDFSKPFEVECDASNTGIGAVLIQEGKPVAYFSEKLNKSRMNYSAYDKEFYAMVRALEHWSHYLKGQPFVLHSDHESLKHISGQNKLSTKHARWVEFMQSFNFVAKYKAGKTNIVADALSRRAHLLAILDAKVLGFEMIKEQYKTDPDFSTLYQQCSQQPQGPFSIQQGFLFEGNRLCIPRTSLRTALVREIHEGSLAGHFGIQKTLDMLAKHFYWPKMLGTVGKIILRCEPCIKAKITFHRGEYKPLPIAQRPWEHVSMDFIVALPKTQRGKDAVMVVVDRFSKMSHFITCNKVNDANQIAKLYFAEIVRLHGVPRTIVSDRDSKFLSSFWSTLWRLLNTKLLYSTSHHPQTDGQTEVTNKTLGSILRTLVKKNLRDWDQKLCHAEFAYNMSPSWATKISPFEYVYGMNPIIPVSLIDLLSHCRPHGDAKQHAEDMMTIHRQTQKHIEQATAKYQQKVNSSTSAPHKFKIGDWVWIHLRKERFPRKRKNKLMQRADGPFQITEKYGDNAFKVDLPDRYGVSPIFNIGDLQPYYAESELGTIRAEEGGNETSTPSTYDQHKSITGNSTEEQRAEPKTVQDQGVDTQGTGTEEQLLTNMDVHGPTSRKAYIVLHIKEEG from the coding sequence AGTTCAAATCGAATCATTTTACACAATTGATTGTGGAAAAAGATTTCTGAAATCTGATTCTATTGTCATTGCATGCGTATCAATTTGGTATTCGATAATCGAAATTGTTGAGTTTTCGTATAAATTGGTTCATATTAGTCAattcttgattgttttaatTGTGTTCTTTGATGAGAAGTTAATCGCCTTCATTTACAAAATTGGATACATTGCGTTATCTTCTAAAATTGTTGGTTTTAATAATCggatttttgaaaattgttttgtgaaattagggtttatacatCAGTGCATTCCTTGTTGTTTTTGGAAATTTGTTGCTGAGAAAATTTCTTGCAAGATTGTGGCTGGTGATTATTTGAGTTGTgtgtttgttttggtttctGGAAAAATTGTTGTGAAGATTTTTTTGCAGGTTTTGATTGTTGACTATCATAACATTGTGTTGTTTGTGAATACTTGGGGTAATATGGACATGGATGAAAGATTAGAGACCCTTACCAATATAGTCCAGCAACTAGCCTTGACTGTAGCCAATAACATGGGGAACCAGGGGGAAAGACCACAGCAGCCTCTTCAAAACAATAGGAACAATGAGGATAAAACCTTGAAAATTGATTTACCTAGTTTTGATGGACAGTCTCCAGACCCTGAGATGTATCTGGATTGGGAAGCCAATTTGGAAAGATATTTTGACTTTAAGGAAACCACACCTGAACAGCAGTTTAAGCTAGCTAAGATCAAACTGACCAAGCTTGCTGCAATATGGCTGGAAGGAGTGCAAAAGCAAAGAAGGAGGGAGGATAGAGAGAGAATCAATACTTGGGAAAAATTGAGAAAGCATTTAAGAAGGAAATATGTCCCACGCAATTATAGACAGCAGTTGTACATGAAATGGGGAACATTGAGACAAGACCATAGGACTGTGGCAGATTATATTCAAGAATGGGAACGGTTGTCTGTTGTTTGTGACACCAATGAAACTGAGGAGATGAAGGTTGGGAAATTCATAGGGGGACTGAGGGAAGATCTAAGAAAAAAATTGGAGTTGACCCCAAACCTTACCTTTAGCTTGGCTTGTAGTAATGCCCTCACcttagaaaaatattctaagaagAAATCAAGCATGGGCAGCACCTACAATAGACCAATGAGGAGTTATAACCCAAAGAATGTTGCTACACCAACACCCACTGTGACTCAGACCAATGCACCAGATAGGGTTCCACCCTTGACCAATATCACTAAGGATAAAAATCCCAGGGACTTGAAGGGGGTTGTTTGTTTCAAATGCCATGGACATGGTCACATTAAAAGTGAGTGCCCAAATGTTAGAGCCTTCACTGTGCAAGAATGGGCAGAAATTAAAGACATAGGAAGACCTAGGGCCATGATGGTTAGCAGGAATGGTAGGGAGGAGTTAGTTTGGCCTTCAACATCTGAGAAGGACCCTGATGGTACTTACTGTGTTAATGATGAGGGAGTCCTGGAAACTTTTGAGGGAACTGAAGACAGTGAGGAAGAAGGGGACAGAGAGGAAGTGTATCCTGAGCCTGATTTGCAAAATTTGTTGATTAGGAGGAACTTTCATGCTACCCCAAAGACCAAACCAAATGATCAAAGAGAAAACATCTTCCAAACCAAATGCATGATTAAGAACAAAGTGTGTGACCTAATCATAGATGGGGGAAGTGAAACTAACTGTGTCAGCAAGGATTTAGTTCAGACCTTAGACTTAGAGACTAAAACACACCCACCTCCCTATAAGCTGAAATGGTTGGACAGCAAAGCAAGTGGTTTTGTTAAGAAGAGGTGTTTGATTCAGTTTGCTATAGGATCATTTAAAGACAAAGTGCTCTGTGATGTGTTAGATATGACTGCCTGTCATGTGCTCTTGGGTAGGCCCTGGCAGCATGACAGAAGGACCTTGCATGATGGCTATACTAATGTGTATACCTTGAGACATGAGGGAAAGATTAAGGACCTTATGCCCTTGCCACCCCACAAGACTTTACCTCCACAGCAACTAATAGGTAGTGGCTTTACCTTACCTTCACAGAAGGCAGTAGGCACTTCATTTCCACAGAGACCTGTAGGTAATGTATCTTTGATAAATAGAAAGGTGAGTATTAAGGAGATCAGGAGGGAGGGACTAGCCTTTCTTTTGTTCAGTAAGGAAGTAACACCAGAGAGTAATCAACCAGACCCTAGGATTGCTAATTTGTTGGATCAATTTGCTGATATATTTCCTGTAGAATTACCAGTAGGGTTACCTCCATTAAGGGGTATTGAGCATCAAATAGATCTTATGCCAGGAACAGCACTGCCCAATAAGCCTGCATATAGAATTAGCCCTGAGGAAACcaaggagttgcaaagacaaaTACAGGAGCTTATGGACAGAGGGTATGTCAGAGAGAGTATGAGTCCATGTGCTGTTCCCACCTTGCTTGTTCCTAAAAAGGATGGAACATGGCGTATGTGTGTTGATAGCAGGAGCATGAACAACATTACTATCAAATATAGGTTTCCCATTCCTCGAATAGATGACATGTTGGATGAATTATCAGGATCTCAATGGTTTAGTAAGATAGACTTGAGAAGCGGGTATCATCAAATTAGAATGAGAGAgggggatgaatggaagacagcCTTCAAAACCAAATATGGCTTGTATGAATGGATGGttatgccatttggtctaactGGAGCCCCTAGTACCttcatgagattaatgaatgagGTCCTAAGACCATTTTTAGGAAGGTTTATTGTGGTATACCTTGATGACATACTAGTGTACAGCAGGAGTGTAGAGGAACACCTTGACCATTTGAAGCAGCTATTCCAGACTCTTAGGGAACAGAGACTATTTGGGAAACTAGAGAAGTGTTCCTTCTTGCTAACTGAGGTTTATTTCTTAGGATTTATAGTAGGAAGACAGGGAGTGCAGGTAGACCCCTCAAAGATAGAAGCCATTAAGACTTGGCCAGTACCCACTAGTATCACTCAGGTAAGATCTTTTCATGGCCTAGCCTCTTTTTACAGGAGGTTCATTAAAGGTTTCAGCACCATTATGACACCTATCACAGACTGCACAAAAGGGAATACCTTCAAGTGGACCACAGAGGCACAATTAGCTTTTGAGAAAATTAAGGAAGCCATGTGTAACCCTCCTATTCTGAGATTACCAGACTTTAGTAAACCATTTGAGGTAGAATGTGATGCCAGCAACACAGGGATTGGAGCTGTTTTAATTCAAGAAGGTAAACCTGTAGCATACtttagtgaaaagttaaataAGAGCAGGATGAATTATTCAGCCTATGATAAGGAATTCTATGCTATGGTTAGAGCCCTAGAACACTGGTCCCATTACCTTAAGGGACAGCCCTTTGTTTTGCATTCTGACCATGAGTCCCTCAAACATATCAGTGGGCAAAACAAACTTAGTACCAAACATGCTAGATGGGTTGAATTTATGCAAAGCTTTAACTTTGTTGCTAAGTATAAGGCTGGGAAAACTAACATTGTGGCAGATGCTCTAAGTAGGAGAGCACATTTACTAGCTATCTTGGATGCCAAAGTATTAGGTTTTGAGATGATTAAGGAACAGTACAAAACTGATCCAGACTTCAGTACTCTTTACCAGCAGTGCAGCCAACAACCACAAGGCCCATTTAGTATCCAACAGGGGTTTCTTTTCGAAGGGAACAGGCTGTGTATTCCTAGAACATCTTTAAGAACAGCCTTAGTAAGAGAGATACATGAGGGAAGCTTAGCAGGACACTTTGGTATACAGAAAACCTTGGATATGTTAGCCAAACACTTTTATTGGCCAAAGATGTTGGGAACAGTAGGCAAGATTATTTTGAGGTGTGAGCCTTGTATCAAGGCAAAAATAACATTCCATAGAGGGGAATACAAACCCCTACCCATTGCACAAAGACCATGGGAAcatgtgagtatggactttataGTTGCCCTACCTAAAACACAGAGGGGCAAAGATGCAGTCATGGTTGTGGTAGACAGGTTCTCCAAAATGAGCCATTTCATAACATGTAATAAGGTGAATGATGCTAATCAAATAGCCAAGCTTTACTTTGCAGAAATTGTACGGCTGCATGGGGTCCCTAGAACTATAGTATCAGACAGGGATAGcaagtttttaagctctttctgGAGCACCCTTTGGAGACTACTCAACACTAAGCTTCTGTACAGCACCTCTCATCACCCACAAACTGACGGGCAGACAGAGGTTACCAACAAAACATTAGGGTCAATCCTTAGAACTTTGGTAAAGAAAAATCTAAGAGATTGGGACCAGAAGCTGTGTCATGCAGAGTTTGCCTACAATATGAGTCCAAGCTGGGCAACTAAGATATCACCTTTTGAATATGTGTATGGAATGAATCCTATAATACCTGTTTCACTAATTGATCTTCTTTCACATTGCAGACCACATGGGGATGCTAAGCAGCATGCTGAGGACATGATGACAATCCATAGACAaacccaaaaacacattgaacAAGCTACTGCAAAGTACCAGCAAAAAGTTAACTCAAGCACGTCAGCTCCACATAAGTTCAAAATTGGAGACTGGGTATGGATTCACCTAAGAAAGGAACGGTTCCCAAGAAAGAGGAAGAACAAATTAATGCAAAGAGCCGATGGACCATTCCAAATTACTGAAAAATATGGAGACAATGCGTTCAAAGTAGACCTGCCTGATCGATATGGAGTCTCCCCCATATTCAACATAGGGGATTTACAGCCTTACTATGCTGAGTCTGAATTGGGGACAATTCGAGCTGAAGAAGGAGGGAATGAAACAAGTACGCCTTCTACATATGATCAGCACAAGAGTATTACTGGGAACAGTACAGAGGAACAGCGTGCTGAACCCAAAACAGTCCAAGATCAGGGAGTTGATACACAAGGAACAGGAACTGAGGAACAGCTACTGACTAATATGGATGTACATGGTCCAACCTCGAGAAAAGCATACATAGTTTTGCATATAAAAGAGGAAGGATAA